The Drosophila innubila isolate TH190305 chromosome 3R unlocalized genomic scaffold, UK_Dinn_1.0 2_E_3R, whole genome shotgun sequence genome has a segment encoding these proteins:
- the LOC117792478 gene encoding ankycorbin — protein MQQRPKATPAKPPRLKANTGEVATKKQLQFVSPLPRRSPATATRTAIKTRLAEGCSSLMYACQHGDIVQVLAQIRAKPQLLRQRDRSNRNALHYCAAQDLEQTRDLVAAASIAIAAPELLESADEDGFTPLHLAVIQGNLAMVNLLLANKADVNAVDNEGHSVVHWATVCGEIEALRAVLAAGANVAKPDVNGGTPLHYAAQMCGASYDSKLQSNSSKLALEILGILLAHPQTSVDVQDKDGRQPLLWAASAGSAKAVIALVKAGARVESADKDGLTALHCAASRGHTECIDTLISLCGAPTDLIDSNGCTALHYAVTLGHADATARLLDLEADPNRQDRKGRTPAHCGCSKGQFETLKLLKERGANLWLRNAKGDLPLHEAAASGRRELLEWLLNQRPKQVNTTSNDGRSLLHIAAANDYTDMCKLLLDYGGDVNALYRNSRGIVLTPLDCALQRGHRSTAKFLQSHGGQPSSKLRLAARRGNPFHEGTVADPVRPLKYVEKEEVHDLRSSKKYVVYLKRTDSDGAAADDVGQDEGEENDCSCTEQTYRKEQRLEHICRRHKRRQLRRRTNSCGENKHEKCGDICRSKSNIEIRRRKSRERYASTSDGDNDEDDEDSCENCCYHKRQKQRVVQRKRTVSTRRSKELADSEDEQSPKPVEESPKQLPIMPEQPQAESKSQTPLKEGTFIKSPPQSAKGEKPTDAEPDTLKVAESHALELTDEELEAAKSVVTQVDVHHDAELHSKSSEELPPAQAKPEAKQELSEEDTKLLSNEVEQMIKIAATALSSESKSSTEEATEKEKSESEEQMNAENESKVSSNANLAHMETAEAAAAVTPTTPPPAPPPAAVAAAAAQPKAEQPQPAAVLPPGPPAEAAAAAEKPEQPPAEPKSETEATRSPGPTPSKPQTEPKNSQQKPKAAQIQPQPHSQTPPQPQPRPQSQQQQQQQQQQQPQREQESRRSFTLLPSDSAEDEPGRTDIPPAAAAVVVDEPERKSSFTVLKSDESMGELEELPRPKDIDFSSNSQVFQVVHDGNVSSKLPSASELDKADYDYEEYDDGDDYEDENGIDPEHDSALRRFLSSGHRQGVAGEAAEVGVTSDVTAAAGVYDGLANGRKRRLKKRVRSGAKSRSNWKLAQETRDSNVALATTSKDQDSGFEPSPRAERTKIPTPRSSHTAMPRRPIYATLDGRSCSSRLENRKPGDKGACDMGAVTRSIQRNIRRYYMERKIFQHLLELKSLQIRSNKLNESVLVKRAVDDYHKSCVLLGGETGTRLRRYNFSEYTFKNFELFLYETLKGLQKPGTNNFQNINEVYEEAERRLSPDYNAYEKALQCTTKTHRCLHAAHAYTGIPCAAYIPMMNHHTMPKFGFGPYKKAGSVSSFYLPKILTSGRASSGRTDVGVGVDIGVGIGSGAGKCNHKVALELSHGKSKQLISLPADKLDSNKRYYVTFTVKDSPGQQNQQHHQQQRQSSSLANAGGDASGK, from the exons ATGCAACAACGTCCAAAAGCGACACCTGCAAAACCACCGCGTTTAAAGGCGAATACAGGCGAAGTTGCCACCAAAAAGCAGTTGCAATTTGTAAGTCCATTGCCACGACGCTCAC ctgcaactgcaactaggACAGCAATAAAAACTCGTCTCGCCGAGGGTTGCAGCAGTTTAATGTATGCGTGTCAGCATGGCGACATTGTCCAAGTGCTCGCCCAGATACGAGCCAAG CCCCAATTGCTGCGACAACGTGACCGGAGCAACCGCAACGCGCTGCATTATTGTGCCGCGCAGGACTTGGAACAGACTCGCGACCTCGTGGCGGCGGCAAGCATTGCGATTGCAGCTCCAGAGCTGCTGGAGTCTGCCGACGAGGATGGCTTCACGCCGCTTCACTTGGCTGTTATTCAGGGCAACTTGGCAATGGTCAATTTGCTGCTAGCGAACAAAGCCGATGTGAATGCGGTGGACAATGAAGGTCACTCGGTGGTGCATTGGGCAACGG TGTGCGGCGAAATTGAGGCATTGCGGGCGGTTCTGGCAGCTGGAGCCAATGTGGCAAAGCCCGATGTTAACGGCGGCACGCCCCTCCATTATGCGGCCCAAATGTGCGGCGCCAGCTATGACAGCAAGCTGCAGTCGAACTCCAGCAAGCTGGCCCTTGAAATTCTTGGCATTCTGCTGGCGCATCCACAGACCAGCGTCGATGTTCAGGACAAGGATGGACGACAGCCGCTTCTCTGGGCCGCCTCTGCGGGCTCCGCCAAAGCGGTCATAGCGTTGGTGAAGGCGGGAGCACGTGTCGAGAGTGCCGATAA GGACGGACTCACTGCACTCCACTGTGCCGCATCTCGTGGCCACACCGAGTGCATTGACACGCTGATCAGTCTTTGTGGTGCACCCACAGATCTCATAGACTCCAACGGCTGCACGGCGTTGCATTATGCGGTGACACTGGGACATGCGGATGCCACAGCTCGACTGCTCGACTTGGAGGCGGATCCCAATCGGCAGGATCGCAAGGGAAGAACGCCGGCACATTGTGGCTGCTCCAAGGGACAGTTCGAGACGTTGAAGCTGCTGAAGGAGCGTGGCGCGAATCTCTGGCTACGCAATGCCAAAGGCGATCTGCCCCTGCATGAGGCAGCTGCCTCAGGTCGTCGGGAGCTGCTCGAGTGGCTGCTGAATCAGCGGCCCAAGCAGGTGAACACCACGAGCAACGATGGCCGCAGTCTGCTGCACATTGCGGCCGCCAATGATTACACGGACATGTGCAAGCTGCTCCTGGACTATGGAGGCGATGTGAATGCCCTATACCGCAATTCCCGTGGCATTGTGCTCACTCCCTTGGACTGTGCCCTGCAGCGTGGACACCGCTCGACGGCCAAGTTTCTGCAGTCTCACGGCGGACAACCCTCCAGCAAACTGAGGCTGGCAGCTCGACGGGGGAATCCGTTCCATGAGGGCACTGTGGCGGATCCGGTGCGACCGCTGAAGTATGTGGAGAAGGAGGAAGTGCACGACTTGCGCAGCTCCAAGAAATATGTGGTTTATCTCAAGCGCACAGACTCCGATGGAGCTGCTGCGGATGACGTGGGCCAGGACGAAGGGGAGGAGAACGATTGCAGCTGCACGGAGCAAACGTATCGCAAGGAGCAGCGTCTGGAGCACATTTGCCGACGCCACAAGCGTCGTCAGCTGCGCCGACGAACCAACAGCTGTGGCGAGAATAAACATGAGAAGTGCGGCGACATTTGCCGCTCCAAGAGCAACATTGAGATCCGACGACGCAAGTCCAGGGAACGCTATGCCAGCACCAGCGACGGCGATAACGACGAGGATGACGAGGACTCCTGTGAGAATTGCTGTTATCACAAGCGACAGAAGCAGCGTGTTGTCCAGCGCAAGAGAACGGTGTCCACTCGCAGATCCAAGGAGTTGGCGGACAGCGAGGATGAGCAATCGCCAAAGCCAGTTGAGGAATCCCCTAAGCAGCTGCCCATTATGCCGGAGCAGCCACAAGCCGAGAGCAAGTCCCAGACTCCTCTCAAGGAAGGAACCTTCATCAAGTCACCGCCACAGAGCGCCAAAGGCGAGAAGCCAACGGATGCGGAGCCGGACACCTTAAAGGTGGCAGAAAGTCATGCCTTGGAGCTAACAGATGAGGAGCTGGAAGCAGCCAAGTCAGTGGTCACCCAAGTGGATGTGCATCACGATGCTGAGCTGCACTCAAAGTCATCCGAGGAGTTGCCGCCTGCTCAGGCTAAGCCTGAAGCCAAGCAGGAGCTCAGCGAGGAGGATACCAAGCTGTTGTCCAACGAGGTCGAACAAATGATCAAAATAGCCGCCACAGCGCTGAGCAGCGAGTCCAAGAGTTCCACCGAGGAAGCCACTGAAAAGGAGAAATCGGAAAGTGAAGAGCAAATGAATGCAGAGAATGAATCCAAAGTTAGTTCCAATGCCAACTTGGCGCATATGGAGACAGctgaagcagctgctgctgtcacgcccacaacgCCACCTCCAGCTCCAcctccagctgctgttgctgctgctgctgctcagccGAAAGCCGAGCAACCACAGCCAGCTGCCGTGCTACCACCGGGTCCTCCCGCAgaagccgcagcagcagctgaaaaaCCCGAGCAACCGCCGGCTGAACCTAAAAGTGAGACAGAGGCGACACGTAGCCCAGGCCCAACCCCTTCCAAACCGCAGACTGAGCCCAAAAACTCACAGCAAAAGCCGAAAGCCGCACAGATCCAACCACAGCCCCATTCCCAGACACCGCCCCAAccacagccacgcccacagtcccagcagcaacagcaacaacagcaacaacaacaaccacaacgggAACAGGAATCAAGACGTTCCTTTACGCTGCTTCCATCCGATTCGGCTGAAGATGAGCCAGGCAGAACGGATATTCCccccgccgccgccgccgtcgTCGTTGATGAGCCCGAACGCAAGTCCAGCTTCACTGTGCTGAAGAGCGATGAGTCCATGGGCGAGCTGGAGGAGTTGCCACGTCCCAAGGACATCGatttcagcagcaacagtcaaGTGTTCCAGGTGGTGCACGATGGCAACGTCAGCTCCAAGTTGCCCAGTGCATCGGAACTGGACAAAGCCGACTATGACTATGAGGAGTACGACGATGGCGACGATTATGAAGATGAGAATGGCATTGATCCGGAGCATGACAGCGCTCTGCGTCGCTTTCTGAGCAGTGGCCATCGTCAGGGCGTGGCTGGCGAAGCGGCAGAAGTGGGCGTAACTAGTGATGTCACTGCAGCCGCTGGAGTCTATGATGGACTGGCCAACGGACGCAAGCGGCGCCTGAAGAAACGCGTGCGAAGCGGCGCCAAGTCGCGCAGCAATTGGAAGCTGGCCCAGGAGACGAGGGACAGCAACGTGGCCTTGGCCACCACCAGCAAGGATCAGGATTCGGGATTTGAGCCGAGTCCCCGTGCCGAACGCACCAAAATACCCACACCACGTTCATCACACACGGCCATGCCACGTCGTCCCATTTATGCCACACTCGACGGACGCTCTTGCAGCAGTCGCCTGGAGAATCGCAAGCCCGGAGACAAGGGAGCCTGCGACATGGGGGCCGTCACACGGTCCATACAGCGCAACATTCGCAG ATACTACATGGAGCGCAAGATCTTTCAGCATCTGCTGGAGCTCAAGTCGCTGCAGATACGCTCCAACAAACTAAACGAATCGGTGCTGGTGAAACGCGCCGTTGACGACTATCACAAATCATGCGTGCTGCTGGGCGGTGAAACTGGCACAAGGTTGCGGCGTTACAATTTCAGCGAATATACATTCAAGAACTTTGAGCTCTTTCTCTATGAGACGCTCAAGGGACTGCAGAAGCCGGGCACCAACAACTTTCAGAACATCAACGAGGTCTACGAGGAG GCCGAGCGTCGCCTCAGTCCGGATTACAATGCGTATGAGAAGGCGCTGCAGTGCACCACGAAGACGCATCGTTGTCTCCATGCTGCCCACGCCTACACGGGCATTCCCTGTGCCGCCTACA TTCCCATGATGAATCACCACACGATGCCCAAGTTTGGCTTTGGACCATATAAAAAAGCCGGCAGCGTCAGTAGTTTTTATCTGCCAAAAATACTGACCAGCGGACGCGCCTCCAGTGGACGAACTGACGttggcgtcggcgtcgacATTGGCGTTGGCATTGGCAGCGGCGCTGGGAAATGCAACCATAAAGTTGCTCTGGAGCTGTCACACGGAAAGAGTAAACAACTAATTTCACTGCCAGCGGATAAGTTGGACAGCAATAAACGTTACTATGTGACGTTCACAGTTAAGGACTCGCCGGGACAACAAAAccagcagcatcatcaacaacaacggcaatcAAGCTCGCTTGCAAACGCTGGCGGAGATGCGAGCGGCAAGTAg